A window of the Gossypium hirsutum isolate 1008001.06 chromosome A05, Gossypium_hirsutum_v2.1, whole genome shotgun sequence genome harbors these coding sequences:
- the LOC107924616 gene encoding probable calcium-binding protein CML29: MAQLGSSLSAETETLSNVLSLVEAFRAFDSDNDGAINAAELGGILSSLGYNASEQDVRAMMREGDANKDGLLSMEEFLEMNTKDMELGELANFLRTAFQAFEVEGDDALTAADLYEVMGNLGIDQLSLEDCQSVIASMDADGDGAVSLEDFRLIINSLF, translated from the coding sequence ATGGCTCAACTAGGGTCGTCTCTGTCAGCAGAAACCGAGACACTGAGCAATGTCCTAAGCCTGGTGGAGGCCTTCAGAGCATTTGATTCAGACAACGATGGCGCAATCAATGCTGCAGAGCTAGGGGGAATCCTGAGTTCGCTGGGGTACAACGCTAGCGAGCAAGACGTGAGGGCCATGATGCGAGAAGGGGACGCCAACAAGGACGGATTACTGAGCATGGAAGAGTTCCTAGAGATGAACACCAAGGACATGGAGCTTGGGGAGCTTGCCAATTTCCTCAGGACCGCTTTCCAAGCTTTTGAAGTCGAAGGGGATGATGCTTTGACTGCTGCCGACTTGTATGAGGTTATGGGGAACCTTGGCATCGATCAGCTTTCCTTGGAGGATTGCCAGAGTGTTATTGCCTCCATGGATGCTGATGGTGATGGAGCTGTTAGCTTGGAGGACTTCAGACTCATAATTAATTCCTTATTTTAG